The proteins below come from a single Vanacampus margaritifer isolate UIUO_Vmar chromosome 10, RoL_Vmar_1.0, whole genome shotgun sequence genomic window:
- the cysltr1 gene encoding cysteinyl leukotriene receptor 1, with translation MEQVNETYSEESNSTLCPSIDDFRNQVYSTSYSLITVLGLAGNVFALVVLIRTHRPSSPFQVYMLNLAVSDLLCVSTLPMRVVYYVNKGQWNQGDFLCRISSCALYVNLYCSIYFLAAMSVTRFLAIVFPVQNRLMVTVKRARLVCVAIWIFICLASSPFLMFGQKFDPATNKTKCFEPPIGQAVSRLVMLNYLSLVLGFLLPFLIILLCYAGIIQTLLSRTLGVRRQRDTGPKAIRMIVIVLLTFLVSFMPYHVQRTIHIHSLYRTDTSCSERVVMQKSVVVTLCLAAANSCFDPLLYFFSGESFLNRINSMRLSRSASTYNHSIRLNVASMETGDN, from the coding sequence ATGGAGCAAGTTAATGAGACGTACAGTGAAGAGAGCAACTCTACTCTCTGTCCCTCCATCGATGACTTCCGCAATCAGGTTTACTCCACGTCCTACTCCCTCATCACAGTGTTAGGCCTGGCTGGAAATGTCTTCGCCTTGGTGGTGCTGATCCGAACGCACCGCCCAAGTTCTCCTTTCCAAGTCTACATGCTCAATCTGGCTGTGTCCGACCTGCTGTGTGTCAGCACTCTGCCCATGCGGGTCGTTTATTACGTCAACAAGGGACAGTGGAACCAAGGAGATTTCCTATGTCGCATCTCCTCCTGCGCCCTCTACGTCAACCTCTACTGCAGCATTTACTTCTTGGCGGCCATGTCCGTGACGCGTTTCTTGGCCATTGTCTTCCCTGTGCAGAACAGACTCATGGTGACAGTGAAACGTGCACGTCTGGTGTGTGTggccatttggatttttatCTGTTTAGCGTCCTCACCCTTCCTGATGTTTGGCCAGAAGTTTGACCCAGCCACCAATAAAACGAAATGCTTTGAACCTCCGATAGGTCAAGCTGTGTCAAGACTAGTCATGTTGAACTATTTGTCTTTGGTGCTGGGTTTTCTCCTCCCCTTCCTTATCATTCTGCTTTGCTATGCTGGCATTATCCAGACCTTACTTTCCCGCACCCTGGGGGTTCGACGTCAGCGGGACACGGGCCCTAAAGCCATTCGAATGATCGTCATTGTCCTACTGACCTTCTTGGTTAGCTTCATGCCGTATCATGTGCAACGCACCATCCACATTCACTCCTTGTACCGGACTGACACATCCTGTTCTGAAAGGGTTGTTATGCAAAAGTCAGTTGTTGTGACGCTGTGTCTTGCCGCAGCCAATTCTTGCTTTGACCCGTTGCTTTACTTTTTCTCCGGGGAGAGTTTTCTCAACCGTATTAACTCCATGCGTCTGTCACGATCAGCTAGCACCTATAACCATTCGATTAGGCTAAATGTTGCTAGTATGGAGACTGGTGACAACTAA